From Magnolia sinica isolate HGM2019 chromosome 13, MsV1, whole genome shotgun sequence, one genomic window encodes:
- the LOC131223917 gene encoding uncharacterized protein LOC131223917 isoform X2: MGNPLRIRKRIHALRRAPDGSAFQKWESFKKIYKNEDQIEIDQRGFQKWKNMPEVERHPFVVEAKKVNSAYYAIMLKEINDTSEEDDEADSVMVGNFDWGPAVLMDLMNFLGDRTTETVLSKSFGSWESSWLPVTRDRATVALSLPLSKASLLASNIRIFTENVFFFFFFLYMVLLRNYKLIWKGHFCL, from the exons ATGGGGAATCCTCTAAGAATCCGTAAGAGAATCCATGCCCTTCGAAGAGCCCCAGATGGAAGCGCCTTCCAAAAATG GGAAAGCTTTAAGAAGATCTACAAGAATGAGGATCAGATTGAGATTGATCAAAGGGGATTTCAAAAGTGGAAAAATATGCCGGAAGTG GAGAGGCATCCTTTTGTTGTTGAAGCAAAAAAGGTGAATTCAGCTTACTATGCAATCATGCTCAAAGAGATAAATGATACTTCAGAG GAGGATGATGAGGCAGATTCGGTGATGGTGGGGAACTTCGATTGG GGACCTGCTGTgctcatggatttgatgaacttCCTTGGTGATCGGACAACGGAAACTGTTCTATCAAAGAGTTTTGGGTCATGGGAATCATCTTGGCTCCCGGTGACAAGGGATCGAGCAACGGTTGCATTGTCATTACCTCTTTCGAAGGCAAGTCTTTTGGCTAGTAACATTAGGATTTTTactgaaaatgttttttttttttttttttttctgtacatGGTTCTTCTGAGAAATTATAAATTGATTTGGAAAGGGCACTTTTGTTTATAA
- the LOC131223917 gene encoding uncharacterized protein LOC131223917 isoform X1, with amino-acid sequence MGNPLRIRKRIHALRRAPDGSAFQKCDFCGITVAIVLFDMHECEAKHRKKRFKGADSNPWVESLSFSDQPRSPFCIFMESFKKIYKNEDQIEIDQRGFQKWKNMPEVERHPFVVEAKKVNSAYYAIMLKEINDTSEEDDEADSVMVGNFDWGPAVLMDLMNFLGDRTTETVLSKSFGSWESSWLPVTRDRATVALSLPLSKASLLASNIRIFTENVFFFFFFLYMVLLRNYKLIWKGHFCL; translated from the exons ATGGGGAATCCTCTAAGAATCCGTAAGAGAATCCATGCCCTTCGAAGAGCCCCAGATGGAAGCGCCTTCCAAAAATG cgATTTCTGTGGCATTACGGTGGCAATTGTTCTTTTTGACATGCATGAATGTGAAGCGAAACATAGAAAGAAGAGATTCAAAGGCGCTGATTCGAATCCATGGGTCGAAAGTTTGAGCTTTAGTGATCAACCCAGATCTCCTTTCTGCATTTTCAT GGAAAGCTTTAAGAAGATCTACAAGAATGAGGATCAGATTGAGATTGATCAAAGGGGATTTCAAAAGTGGAAAAATATGCCGGAAGTG GAGAGGCATCCTTTTGTTGTTGAAGCAAAAAAGGTGAATTCAGCTTACTATGCAATCATGCTCAAAGAGATAAATGATACTTCAGAG GAGGATGATGAGGCAGATTCGGTGATGGTGGGGAACTTCGATTGG GGACCTGCTGTgctcatggatttgatgaacttCCTTGGTGATCGGACAACGGAAACTGTTCTATCAAAGAGTTTTGGGTCATGGGAATCATCTTGGCTCCCGGTGACAAGGGATCGAGCAACGGTTGCATTGTCATTACCTCTTTCGAAGGCAAGTCTTTTGGCTAGTAACATTAGGATTTTTactgaaaatgttttttttttttttttttttctgtacatGGTTCTTCTGAGAAATTATAAATTGATTTGGAAAGGGCACTTTTGTTTATAA
- the LOC131223917 gene encoding high mobility group B protein 3 isoform X3 → MGNPLRIRKRIHALRRAPDGSAFQKCDFCGITVAIVLFDMHECEAKHRKKRFKGADSNPWVESLSFSDQPRSPFCIFMESFKKIYKNEDQIEIDQRGFQKWKNMPEVERHPFVVEAKKVNSAYYAIMLKEINDTSEEDDEADSVMVGNFDWDYEAYMNQGYHKTFESFNTYELDLLCSWI, encoded by the exons ATGGGGAATCCTCTAAGAATCCGTAAGAGAATCCATGCCCTTCGAAGAGCCCCAGATGGAAGCGCCTTCCAAAAATG cgATTTCTGTGGCATTACGGTGGCAATTGTTCTTTTTGACATGCATGAATGTGAAGCGAAACATAGAAAGAAGAGATTCAAAGGCGCTGATTCGAATCCATGGGTCGAAAGTTTGAGCTTTAGTGATCAACCCAGATCTCCTTTCTGCATTTTCAT GGAAAGCTTTAAGAAGATCTACAAGAATGAGGATCAGATTGAGATTGATCAAAGGGGATTTCAAAAGTGGAAAAATATGCCGGAAGTG GAGAGGCATCCTTTTGTTGTTGAAGCAAAAAAGGTGAATTCAGCTTACTATGCAATCATGCTCAAAGAGATAAATGATACTTCAGAG GAGGATGATGAGGCAGATTCGGTGATGGTGGGGAACTTCGATTGG GATTATGAAGCTTACATGAATCAAGGATACCATAAGACATttgagagtttcaacacctacgaact GGACCTGCTGTgctcatggatttga